The Lentimicrobiaceae bacterium genomic sequence TGTTACCGCATTGCCTCGTTTGAAGCCAGAGCATTTAGACAGTGGGTAATGAATGCTCTTTGCGAATATACAAGGGATGACAAAAATATCCATGTTGGCGAAGTTTTAATCACGTATAATCCCATGGAAAATCTTCATTCAATTATTCACCTAAACTGATTGCGGATATTTTGCGAGACCCCTGCTAACATATCTCATAATGAGATATGTGTACTCATTTTATGCCATTTAAACTAAATAAATACGACATTATATTATAAGCCTCCACTTTTTTTGTTCGCTAACTCCCAGTCTCCAGTGCACTTTTGCTCCCAAATTAGACTCTTGGCTTATGCCTTGATTTCACAATTCAATTATTTTTTCTAAATCAAATGAAAGATGTTCATTGTGAAAAACATATCCCAACTGGTTGCTCACACATTGGGTTTTCCCTGTAATTTTGTCAATATTTCTGTGTGAATGCCCATAAATCCAGTACTCAATTGGACTGGTTTCAATATATGGAGCCAATTCAACTGTAAAAGCTCCATTTAATTTACTTCGGGTAAAATCGGGTGATGTCAATTGAAAAGATGGAACATGATGTGTTACAACAACAATATGTTCTGCAGTACTTTTAGATACTTCGTTCTGAATGAAACGGAAACATTTCTCGTGTTCTCGATTGAAATTATCCCATGTCAATGTTTCGCCGTTGTATAAAATTCGTTGGAAATCACTAATGCCACGTTCGGTTAAGTAAGCTTCTTCCAACGGGATTTTCGCCCATAGGGTTGAAATAATAAAATCAACATTTTCCACCCGAACGACTGCATCATAATAGCATTTCACATTATCTCGAATCGAACACACTAAGCCTTGGGGCATTTTTGCCAAATCGTAATACTTATATAGTTCGTGGTTGCCAACAGCAACAATCACTTGCCGGTAATTGTCCGAAGCCCAATCCCAGAACGGATGCTTGCTGTAAGTGTCATCGTTCAAATAGCCAATATCACCCGCAAGAACAAGGATATCTCCTACGGGTTTCATTGGATTCCGTTTCAAATAACTGTAGTTATCTGAAAATTCCAGATGTAAATCCGATGCGTATTGAATTTTCATTTTATTCAATTCCAAATATCTCTTTCATAATCCCAAGAAATCCCCGAATATCATCATCGGTACGCTGCAAGCTATCACGCAAAGATTGATTAGGCAAGGACTTTTCCATAATTTCAACAAAAATACTCAATTCACCTTTCCTTGTGTCCGATAATTCAATGGGTGTAAGCGGATCAATACGCATGGCCAACAATTTAAAAACGTCATCCCTATGCTTTTTGATATCACCGCTTCGAACGTCAGAATTAGTTTTCTTTTCTTCCGTTAGATTTAAAAATGCTTTTACCTTCAAACAAAGAAGGGATAACGGATTTGCAATACGAATACCGTCCTCAATAACACTGCTGCCAATGGTATGATAATAATATTCTTCGTCCAGCAAGATTGCTGAAAGGCTTGGAATCTTTTCTCCAACGGGTATAGGCGTTAAATGAAATCCTGTTGGTTCTCCTAATACATCAGGATATCGCGATAATAACTCTATTTGTACAGGAAAGCCTTCTTTGGGGTTGATAAAGCGAAACAACTCGGTTGCAGGCTCTTTATCCCCTCGTTTTCTCTGACGAGTTTTGTATTCGCCTAAAGCAATAAATTCCCAAAAACGTTGCCCAAATTCCGCTGTCATTTTTTCAATA encodes the following:
- a CDS encoding metallophosphoesterase, which translates into the protein MKIQYASDLHLEFSDNYSYLKRNPMKPVGDILVLAGDIGYLNDDTYSKHPFWDWASDNYRQVIVAVGNHELYKYYDLAKMPQGLVCSIRDNVKCYYDAVVRVENVDFIISTLWAKIPLEEAYLTERGISDFQRILYNGETLTWDNFNREHEKCFRFIQNEVSKSTAEHIVVVTHHVPSFQLTSPDFTRSKLNGAFTVELAPYIETSPIEYWIYGHSHRNIDKITGKTQCVSNQLGYVFHNEHLSFDLEKIIEL